In the genome of Labrus bergylta chromosome 7, fLabBer1.1, whole genome shotgun sequence, the window CCCACGAGTGAATTCTTTGAGCTGATGTCTGGGTGTGTCGATACGCAAAACATCTGGAGGTTTAGCTCAACACAACACACTGGGCCAAGCAGCAGctactttaaaaatgaatttatttattaatacagTGGTATACTTAGAAATGTGTTGCAAAGGAAAGATACACAGTTgaaccaaagaaaacaaatcaaataaataaaaagaatgcCAGCCACACAGGAAAGTAAACTAGTGTTGGGTTGAAGCAGTGTTATCATATCAAAAGAAAATAGTACTGATGTGCCATAATAAATTGTCTATtagtacaaaaatacatttcagggCACACAATACAGCATCCAGTATCACAAATAAAGGAAGGGCCCACTCTTCACAGCAGACCCCCTCAATTACAtcttttaaaattatttaaacCAAGCACTTCTCTAGTTtgtaaataagaataaaaagttgtctGACCTTAAGTAAAAATGCCTtaagtagtgtgtgtgtatacgttGGTAGAAAAGTCGGACTTATTACTGCTTATGTCAGTTCCAAGGCTCAGGGGTATAACCAGAATACAAACATAACCAATGTAACcgctttctcttttttaaacaaacattttctcttttatacAAAATAACAAAGATGTACAAAAGGTCATTTACAGAGAACCAAGGCCATAAACTAGCAATATGTACagccacatttttaaacatcttcTAGCTTTTTTGTATTTCCTCAGACTTCATATGCATAGCAGTTAAAAGAAAGCATACCTTTTCATCAGCCTCGATTATTCTCGTGTGCTAAATCCGAGTTCACCGTTTATGAGAAAAATGCAGAGACGACATTTTCATCCGTAGTGATCGCTAGAACTGAAGGATCcgatgtttttaaagtttcactGAAAAGTTAATATGCAGATAAGGCATCACTGCTTGCAGTGTACGATGGGATTTTCATGTGTTGAACTTAGTAGTAGCAGGCTTCTGGACCTGAGTCATAGCACATGCATAGATCTCTAGACAGCAGGAGTTTGTAAAATCAAGTCAGTATATTTATCTACAGTAAAACATTGCTACAAAAACTTCAGTTTTAAAGAGAGAGCCCCGCCAGAACAAACGGTGGCCTCATTAATACTTAACCTTCGTTATTCATCTTATTTTTCATCTTAACGTCTTCCTTCATGAGCCTCAGCACGTCCTTCATGAGTGAAACGCATGACCACACAACTCACAAACTCAAGTTTTGCATATACCAACTTTGTCGTTTGTGagtctcattttttatttatctcttttttttttttttacagtacgCAAAAATCCCATTGCAATATTAAAGAAGTTTTAAAATTCTACTTTGTCCTCACAATGCTCTGACCTTTTATAAAATGAgcttaaaaatgtcaaaatgagaGTATTCAGTCTGTGGCACTGGTCATGCATTCCAACTTCAGTTCCTTTGTTTAAATAACttgtttaaatctttattttttgcaaGCCTTGAaagcaccaaaaaaaagaaaaagaaaaaacaagagtgCAGCCTTGGGGATGCTGGACTCCTCTGACtctccttttgtgtgtgtttgtgtgatttgtttttcttcttttttaattattagtAGATTTTTGGGCACAGTAAACAACGTGAGAGTATCAAGTTCATACTTCATCGAGCATTGTGCACCTCGCCCAGTGGAGGGAGCACGCCAGGGGCGACTGAGGGGCCCCCCCCTGCGTATCACATTCAGTAACAGGCCAGCTGTTGCCCTCTTCAGAAATGGTCAATGAGCACTGACACACAGTTTGCACCCACCAGGTAGTTTGGGTCTCCAGGGAGAGATTTGTTCTGCCAGGTTTTGGGATCACCTACAGGAAAGAGAGACATGATGTGAGCTGCTGGAACATCGTTCTCTTTAAAGAAGCAGAAACACAGTGGACACATCAAGGTCTCGTTTAGAAAACATTGAATTACATCTCATGATTTAAGGTTTTAATTACTAATTAAATGGATCCCTGATTTAATGAGTCATAACGTACAGTAAGTTCTAGCATTAGTATGTATGCCAATCCAATGAAAGGTTaggaaaggaaaataataaaatcaaagtGCCATAATTATCCATCATGCATGACATCAGCATGTTTGTTAAGCACACTTTAAAATGTCGCCTCATGTCACAGGTTCACTTCATAAATCAAAGTACTGATCACAGTGCAATGACAGAAGAAGCAGGAAATGGTCGGACTTTTTAAATCCATTCATAaagaagagttttaaaaaagaagaaatagtttAGTACTGAGAATAAACGATGTGCTTTTATAAAACGATGATGctgttgaaaataaataattgaaaataTAAGCAATATTAAAGGCCATTAAACCTGGAAGTTGATTTTATTCCTTTATGGTATTTATTTGTATCAAGTAATCTATTCCCCCATAAAAGGTCAGAAAATGCTAAAAAGAgatcttaaaatatattttgtcaaaCTAACAGTCACAACCCTCATTTATTCAGTTCATTATCTCAGGAAAAACAGAAGCAGCAATAATTGGGGACAAAGGATGCCAACGTTTTTTCAGAAAAAGACAATTAATTacagaaaaaagtttttttttttctgtgtttgacaATCAGTTAGCCGATTGTCTGAATGTTTGAGCCGCAGtcgctttgtttttcttttgtaaaagcCCAATATTTGAACAAATCCAGCTGCACAGCTCAGTTAAAGCATGAAAAGAACACATGCATGAAGAAGAAACGGGGGGAATATGGAGACTGATGAGCTGACTCAAATGATTCAGACACCAAAACACTCTCCTCTCACCAAAGCCCACAGACCccaaaggacagagagaggacagcgtACCCGACGAGGAGTCGGAGGATTTTAGAGCAAAAGACCAACCATCAGGGGTCATAGACGCACAGTGAGGTAAGCGCAGCTCCACCGGCTTCAGGAACTTGAGTCCGTGAGGGCCACACATCACCAGCGGACTTAGCAGCGTTTCTCCTGCACGAATGcaaaaacaggatttaaatTCGACAAATTAAAACGTCTGGAGGTTAATCAGCACACAGGATTATCCgtcagccaatcaggaggcagAATGAAGTCGACTGCCAGACTTAAACAGTGAAGGAGACCTCCTAACTGAGTTGCCATGTTTACTGCACTCCACTGGAGGGTTGATattaacttcaaataaaaaaatcccccctcAATGAGACTGTTGacatagatgtttttttttattagaggGGGGATTTCTAAGGTGTGACCGCTGCCACACCTGTAAATAAATCTCTTATTCATCTACCTGTTATCTCAACTAACAGCTTTGATATTCtctgtttgaatatgtttgAACACTGATGAtaagtacaaacacaaaaaacaacaactgagtTTGACTTGTACATTAGCTTTTAGAAGACAAAAATCACAGATGTATTTTTGCCGTTACTTTTTGTCTAAATTTGAACACACTCCTGTTTTTATAGaccattttctctctttgaggTATTAAGTATATAAAGAAAGTCAGGGCCGGACCTTTCTCCTTGTCGAGGGGGGGCAGGATGCTGTTGTCCCGGCACACCTTGAAGTAAATCTCCTGCTCCACGCTCTCCGGGATAGCACCCTGGGGGATTATGATGCTGACGCCCGTCTCGATGGAGCTCAGGACACCTCCGTTACTGTTGAAGATCCCCCGGGCGGTGGCCACCACAGTgtgtccttcatcctcctcgtcaTCGTCCAGCGTGCTGGGGCTGCGGGACCGAGGCATCATTAGTCATCAGTTAACAAAGCGTTGGCAGAGAAtaaagcagagcagaggacacgggggggagggggggaaggaTCTCATTATGACCCTGCAGACAGAGTTTCTTACCTCACAGGGATGGCCTTGGGGATGGCGTTGATGTTATTGTGCTGGTATTTGGACCTATTGTCCATGGTTCGAGTGAAGGTGTCCAGGCCGCTGTCATGATCCAAGGGCTGAGGGGAAAGCTGAGGTTTCCCCCCGCTGTTGCTCACCACGCTGGGCTTACCGAGGAGGTCTGTCTTCACCTGCGTGTCGTTGGGCAGCAGGTTGTGGTTGAACTTGGGGCTCTCAAACTTGCGCTCAAAAGGCCGGGCTGAGCTTGTGTACGGCTTGGGGACGTAGCGGTTGTAGCTGGTTGGAGCTGGAGCGCCCAGCGTCTTTGGGGGTGCTGTATCAGTGCCGTTGACTGGAGGTTTATCGAGGGGTCCCCTTGGGGGCAAGTAGCCCCCTGGTGTTGGTTCGTCCCTGCTGGGCGGCCTGAGGGCTGCCAGCTCAGGTTTAGGATTGGGTGAGGTCAACGGCTCAGGTATGGAGTTCACTGGGAATATATAAAGGAGGGAACAATGACTTCATATTTGTCAACCACCTTAATCCTCAGTGTTCACTTCATGACAAAAAGGATAACACAAAGGTAGTTTTGGTTATTTATTGTGACAATGAACTGAACATCTTTGAGTTTTCAGTTCTTGATCAattatgaaaaatgtgttttaaagactttaaagacacACTCCAACGAATGTTCATGAAGTTTGAGAATGAGAAAGGTAGAGTGTTGCTACTTACCATCACCGGGGCTGAGCTTGGGCAGTGTGTTGGGTGGAATGGCGGACACGGGGGGCCCGTACTGTGCAGATGGGCTGATTTGGGGCAGAGGTTCATACCTCTTCTCGACTGGACTCACCTTCTCTACGGACTCAACCCTGCAGTAGGTGCACACAAACAACGCATGTCATTCAAACAAGTAGGATACTTGAGCTGTTGTGGTTAAAGAGCAATGCTGTACTCAAGCCAATGCTGCGGGGAGGAGTTGTGTTGTTGTACCTGTTGTACGGGTAGGACAGTTGAGCTGGTTTGGGCAGATCATGGAAGCGGTTGATGCCAGGCGGGGGTTGGCTCATGGCCTTGCTGTCGAAACTGCGGCGATCAAAGTAGGACAACTGTTTCCTGTAgtactcctcatcctcatcaggGTCATAGTGGTTTGAACGCACTGGGTCATCCAGGGGTTTAGGGTGGGGCTTCTGTGGCTCAGGAGCCCTGCAGAGGaggcataaaaaacaaacatgttaaagcGCTGCAGAGATTCAAACAGGCAGGACAGAAAACAATTGGACATTGTTTTGATCAATTATGCTTTTGAagatcttgtttatttttaaatcatatttactAGTAAGTATGTTTGAAAACAATCTGGACTTTCAAGACAAGGTGAGAATCAGACTGGTGCTGCGCTGAGGCTTCTAATGATCCTGCTAACATGCAGAACAGGAACTTGTCAGAGAAACCTAACATCTGCCAACAAGTCTTCTCACAACGTCAGAGCCAGGCCTGCAGCAAAAGGACTTGTGTCCACTAGGTGGAGCTGCAACAACAATTAAATTCAATCCAAGATGCCTTTTTCAAGGATCACCGAGTTGTCCTTCACCCACCAAGACTGCACCCGGTGTTGCTGTGACGTGGACTACATACCTATAGGAGGACTTCTCCTGTTCCAGGTTGCTTAGGGAATTGGCCTTGAGCACTGGGCCAGGTGCACTCACAGGCTTAGGAACATCTGCAGGCTGAAGAGCAAAGAGACGGGTTTATTAGTGCATCTTGCATTCTATCTAGATTTGGGTTCACATGAGTGGATTGCATGCACATGGATATCTAGTACCATGCAACACAGCTCACAGGCCAAAcaatcacttaaaaaaaaagaaaaagaaaaactagtagttttttttactgatgcTTCTGCAGTTTGGAAAAACACAATCTTCATCTTCAGGGTTTTGCTGGTTATCTAGAAATGCTTGAAACAACTCATTTAAAAGTACAGACTGACCTTTTTATATTAAGAGAAGGAGTTGGTTATTTTCTAGTTAAGTTCAGCTTGTTCTAGATTATagtaagaaatgttttttattatttggctGCATTTTTCATAATAATTAGTTGCTTGACTGCGGTATTATGTCCTTCATGTTATTTTACTTATTTCATGTTTACCATGTAGAATAACCAGATGTTACATTGCTTTCTTTACCTCCTAATACAAAAGAAAGAATACATTTGAACGTATGTGGCGCTTTGAGCTGGCATCTGCACACCTCTGTGAGAATCTTACCCTGAGTGCCGACGACTCTCCCTCTTTAGCCCTGTCCATAGAAACAGATCGTTTGTTCTCAAACATCTTGACTCTGTTCAGCACCGACTGCGGTTTCATGGCCGGGTCGTCATCCAGGTCTTCCCGAGGCGGAGGAGGGAAGGGTTTGGAGCCTGGAGTGGTAGCTGGCTCACCTGgtgaggacagggtctctggaGGGGGAATCGTGGGATCAGAGTTCATCATAGACTCGTGCATTCCTGGCTTGTAGCCTCGCGTCTGTGGCCCGGGCATGTAGGTGGGCCTGAGACCAGAGTCCCCGTAATACTGCTTTGGAGGCTCCGGAGAGCGAGGTGAATTAATGGGGAAGCCATGAGATTCTGCCTCATAAGGAGAGCGAGCGTCATAGGTAGCTGGTGGTGGCGGGGGTGGGGGCTCATCATAACGAATGGGCCCAGGTTTACTGTGGCGTCGTCTGCCATCGTAGCCCACTGGCGGGGCCTCGTCATAGCGTGGCTGAGGAGGGCTGTAGTCCCTCCCCGGTCCATCATCGTAGGGGGACCGGGGGCTGTAGCCCATAGGTTGCTGGTGGCCCTGCTGGTACCCTGCTGGCTGGGAGGACGAGGTCTGTTGGTCGTAGGGGGGCCACTGTTCGCTGTAATGAGGCACACGGTTGTCGTAGTGCAGGTGAGAGTCAGTGTTGTGAGGCTTTGGTTCTGTGTAGCCGCCTCCATCGTATCCGTAAGGCGGGTGGTCGTATTCGCGGTATGGCTGTTTGTCCTGGTACGGCGGCTGGTGAGTGTAGCTCAGAGACTGCTTCAGGCCGTGGTTGATTCGCACAGGGTCCTCCATGTTATACAGGTCTTTCTTGTACATCTGTGAAGAAACAGAATGAATGAGCACATCTCTTCAATTCTGAGCTTTTAACTACCACCAGTTTGAGGAACAGAAGCAGTCAGGAAAAATGAATTCCAAACACCAGATTAAGAGAAACTTCAAGATTAAATCCAATTCTGGGAAATCAACTGAAACCTCACAGAACTCAACATGTATAACATTGACCAAATCATTGGAAATAATcctttaatcattaaaaaatagtGCAATTTCACAGGCAAATCCTTGTCCATTATTCGAACAGTTCTGAATGCCTGTTTGACAAGATGCCTTTCAAgaatgatcatttaaaaaagaaaaaagaaaaagggttttaacatttacacattttataaatGATGAGCTAAAAAGCAATTTGCACATTTCTGAAAGGCTTCATTTCAAACATATGATGTGTAGCCTGTAGACAGCAAATTTAGTTAGTTATTTCCATGGAAATAGGTGGATTTGTTGGCATCTACTCAGGACAAAAGTGCTAAACAGAAGACACAATGCAGTGTGTTGGtaagtgagttttttttttctccatattaAATTGCTCGATCATTACAAAGAATACTGTCTGCAGGTTAGCTTTCATCATGCAACCAACATTCAGTTTGCACCTAATGCAACGTCAAACTACTGGCACTACAAAAGACGACACATCTACCACTATGATGCCACTGTAGGTGCTACAATTGTTTATCTACAGAAGAGTTTAAGCTGAAAGGAACCCAAAACCATTAGGAGCCATGCAAAGGAAGTAAAGGCAACAATTAGGGCTGGTTGTGGATGTCTTCACCCTGTTCAAAGACTCAGATGTACCAGTCCCTCTGGTCTCCCAGCCCACTGTGGTGCATGTGGACTAGTCTGTCGCACATTTTCTCTGGGAGTCAGAGGCACACAGTGGGCTCAGTGAGTCACACAGTGTGGGCATGTCATGCAGAGAGCGAGTGGAAAGCATGTGCGAGAAGACAGGCAGTTAAAACAGCAGGCTGGGGCCCAGGCCCGGTCCGAGTGGCTGATGAAACAGCGGGTACCTTTGGTTCTGGACCGGGCAGTCCAGACGGGTGGGTTTCGTGTGATGATGGTAGGGGCTGAATAAGCTCAGGGGCAGGGCTGGGGCTGCTAAGTGAGTCAGCCTGAGAAGCTGCGGCTGCAGCAGGCGGCTCCTCTAGGTGCATACCCTCTAGCTGTACGGGCTGCTCAACAGCAGGGGGCGCTACCGCCGGTGGAGGCAAGGAGGGCATGGGCAGAGCAGCCTCATCTTGCTGTGAAGTATTGTTAAGAGACATTTATGACACAGCCTGCCAAGGTCACATAAAGTACAGCTTACCCCAACTCCAAGGTCTCCTTCCTTACACTGAATCAGTTTAACACCAGAGCCAGAGAAGGCGCTCGCAAATATGTTCTTGGAATCAATTACATACCAGTAGCttcttaaacatgtttatcACTTAGCAATGGACAATTTAtctgaacaaagacacaacactgAACACAAAAGAGCTACTCTTCTGCTAAACACATTTTGACAGGCACAACCTGCAGAGCCGGGTACAAACTTTACCTGTTGCGGGGCGGCCATCTTGAAAGCAGCGGGATCTATGCGACTTGCTGGGTCGGCCTGCACAGGATGCTGGTATCCAGAGTAACCGGGGGTGTCCTGAATTACAGGTGGGTCTTCACGCACAGGCTCAGAAGAGCGAGTGATGGCAGGCTCTGTGGGCAGACCCACCTCGTCGTTCAAAGTCTCATCTAGCTCCTGGTCTGTGTACGCTCCACCCTCCGTGTCTGTGTCCTCATAATCTGAAGTGTGGCGGCTGTCCGTGCTGTACATGGAGTATTCACTTCCTGGTGCCGACAGGTAGGACAGGCGGTCGTCGTGGATATCCAAGTCATCCTCTGTAGTGCCGTCCGCCTAAGCAGAGCAGAAAAACCATCATGTTGCTCAGTCGGACTTAAAGGACTCAAAATATTGTTCAGTGAAATGGAATCAAACAGGCCAGACTCTCACCTTCCCCTCAGACACCCACACCAGctggttctgctgctgctgggttgTTTCTTTCAGAGCTCCGTACCAGCCGTCATTCATGTTGTTCATATTGATGGTAGCTGCAAAAaggatatattttcaaaatcacttcatcaaaaggaaaacatgtaatgtttttcatttattatgtttaaaCCGTCTCCACCCACTCACTGGTGAACAGGTGGTGATTGTTCTTCCTCAGTTTGAGGGCCCTCTCATAGAGCTTCCTGGCGCTCTTCCTGGACTCTGGACACAGTCTGGTCCTCATGTTCTTCACACCCTGCTTATTATCAGGATTTAGGAATACTACAATTGGGTACCACTGAGCGTAGTTCAGCCTGTCCACAGCATTCGGGGTGATGTCCAGCACAGCATGTTTGTCCTTCATGAGATAAAGACAGGAAAGGGTTGAAATATATCCAAACCTTGCAACGCAATGGTCAGAACTGAACTGGTGGAAAAAGGCGTTTAAgtttgctgctccctttactTTGAATGAATGACAAAAAGATCTGAAACGGAACGAGCTGCTCCGATTGGCGATTTTAAGAGGTTATTAAAGGACCTGGAGGCAGACACATCTGGCTGAAGATGTTCTCCCTGATATATTTAGGGGTGCTGATGATGTTGACAAGtatttgctgtttaaatgtgtcttttaatgttttataattatgtATCTGTAGCACGGCTGCTTGTTGTCTGTCAGACACTCTATGTCTACTCTgttgtcttggccaggacacacTTGAAAAAGAGATTCTTAATCccaacaagttttttttcctgattaaACAAAGATTcaacaaactaaataaataaactgtattTCATAGAAGGAGATATTCTCACTCTGTCAATGATCTGCTTGATAGTGTGAAGACGAATGATTCCTGAACTCCGCTGGTCTGTTCCAGCATCTCTTGGTTCACTTTCTGCAAATGAAAAGTTGAAGAGATTTATatagaaaacattaaaagaacAACGGgttttctgtcagatgttttagTTGCTTTACAGtatgaggcagaaaaaaaaaaacatacttgcAAGCTCAAAAAGTTCTGTCTCTTCTCTGGACAGTTTTTCTCGAGCTACATCAGCTATTGGCCCAAATATCACCACAGGTCTCAGGAAtccagctgcacacacacacacacagaaaaagacattttaagaaTGCAGCTgttgtgtcagagttacatacagACATGAAAACATGGTCAAACTCTTCACCTTCTCTCAGTACAACTCTCTCATAAGCTGGGAACTTTGTTTGAACCGGCTGAGAAGAGAGGtcttctctgctcttcctcAGGTTCCGCTTTGAGCTTCGAAGACCACGAAACCTCCAGAAATCGGCTCGGTCGCCCCCTGCTGTTTTGGGGAGAGTGTATTGCACGCTGGAGAGCTGTTCGGCTCTGTTGATGAATGGCAGAAGGACAGGGACAGCTCTTAGTGTAACACGAGCTAATGGATGTGTCATAAACTTGGCACAGCTAACCAAAACACTGCCAATATCTAAGGACATTACATgagaacaacacaacaacaaatgtaaGGCACGTGTTGGAGCTGACTGTTGTTAATGcaaaaagtgtcattttttttagacAGATTCCAGTAATAGCACCACACGTGTGTTGGGGTGTGTCATCACCTGTTTTTGTTGGGGATTATGCCCCTCTCCACCTCTTGGTGGTTCTTGCCAATGCGTATGGCCAGCCAGGAGCCCAGCTTCCCATTGTAGAGGGTGTCGACCACACGGAAGACCTCACCCTTGTTAAAGCTTAACCCATACGGAGATTCCTTCTCGTACTCAAAGTGTGTCCGAATGTAGAAAGAGTCTCCAACGTCAGACTCCACTATCCGCCGATACACTGAGCAGAAACGAGGGAGGAGTCACAAACACGAGGACTAGCTCGATCATTCAAATTGatctcctttctcctctccttaCTCACTTCACTTaccatctttcttcttctgggcCAGAATGGTGACCTCCTCACCTTTAGGAAGGTCCAGGAGGAACAGCACAGCCTCCTCTCTGATTATGTTTGCAAAATCTACATTATTTACCTGTAATTTGGGAACACAGGGGTTACTGATTCATCCTCAAAGTTAAGGAGTTGGTTTTGCTGAGACTGTGCAACATGAAGTATTAATCTCTAGCTAGATTAAGGTTTACATAACACTTCTTGTTATTAGTATTGCCTG includes:
- the tjp1b gene encoding tight junction protein ZO-1 isoform X3; amino-acid sequence: MVTCAFLWVGFLVAVDSTMVNYQKYITVMQLALGVTASNKEHCLPPRKRMWIHPSPTAGSVTAASSASTAQGKPSLRRIKGRIHRSKSLDSIDLLDSNSAAMEETVIWEQHTVTLHRAPGFGFGIAISGGRDNPHFQSGETSIVISDVLKGGPAEGLLQENDRVVMVNAVSMDNVEHAYAVQQLRKSGKIAKITIRRKRKVHVPMGRLGERETMSEHDEEEDSYDEEIYETRSGRSGAYSGVGGAMGRRSGRSSGRRDRERERSGSRERSLSPRSDRRSHNLPPRPAKVTLVKSRKNEAEYGLRLASHIFVKDISPESLAARDGNIQEGDVVLKINGTVTENLSLIDAKKLIERSKGKLKMVVQRDDRATLLNIPDLDDSIPSANASDRDDISDIHSLASDHSNRSHDRHRSSRSRSPDRRSEPSDHSRHSPPQISNGSHRSRDDERMSKPASTPAKLAEEVPLPKPKELAAAREEKQLPPLPEPKPVYAQPGQPDVDLPVSPSDAPVPSAAHDDSILRPSMKLVKFKKGESVGLRLAGGNDVGIFVAGVLEDSPAAKEGLEEGDQILRVNNVDFANIIREEAVLFLLDLPKGEEVTILAQKKKDVYRRIVESDVGDSFYIRTHFEYEKESPYGLSFNKGEVFRVVDTLYNGKLGSWLAIRIGKNHQEVERGIIPNKNRAEQLSSVQYTLPKTAGGDRADFWRFRGLRSSKRNLRKSREDLSSQPVQTKFPAYERVVLREAGFLRPVVIFGPIADVAREKLSREETELFELAKSEPRDAGTDQRSSGIIRLHTIKQIIDRDKHAVLDITPNAVDRLNYAQWYPIVVFLNPDNKQGVKNMRTRLCPESRKSARKLYERALKLRKNNHHLFTTTINMNNMNDGWYGALKETTQQQQNQLVWVSEGKADGTTEDDLDIHDDRLSYLSAPGSEYSMYSTDSRHTSDYEDTDTEGGAYTDQELDETLNDEVGLPTEPAITRSSEPVREDPPVIQDTPGYSGYQHPVQADPASRIDPAAFKMAAPQQQDEAALPMPSLPPPAVAPPAVEQPVQLEGMHLEEPPAAAAASQADSLSSPSPAPELIQPLPSSHETHPSGLPGPEPKMYKKDLYNMEDPVRINHGLKQSLSYTHQPPYQDKQPYREYDHPPYGYDGGGYTEPKPHNTDSHLHYDNRVPHYSEQWPPYDQQTSSSQPAGYQQGHQQPMGYSPRSPYDDGPGRDYSPPQPRYDEAPPVGYDGRRRHSKPGPIRYDEPPPPPPPATYDARSPYEAESHGFPINSPRSPEPPKQYYGDSGLRPTYMPGPQTRGYKPGMHESMMNSDPTIPPPETLSSPGEPATTPGSKPFPPPPREDLDDDPAMKPQSVLNRVKMFENKRSVSMDRAKEGESSALRPADVPKPVSAPGPVLKANSLSNLEQEKSSYRAPEPQKPHPKPLDDPVRSNHYDPDEDEEYYRKQLSYFDRRSFDSKAMSQPPPGINRFHDLPKPAQLSYPYNRVESVEKVSPVEKRYEPLPQISPSAQYGPPVSAIPPNTLPKLSPGDVNSIPEPLTSPNPKPELAALRPPSRDEPTPGGYLPPRGPLDKPPVNGTDTAPPKTLGAPAPTSYNRYVPKPYTSSARPFERKFESPKFNHNLLPNDTQVKTDLLGKPSVVSNSGGKPQLSPQPLDHDSGLDTFTRTMDNRSKYQHNNINAIPKAIPVSPSTLDDDEEDEGHTVVATARGIFNSNGGVLSSIETGVSIIIPQGAIPESVEQEIYFKVCRDNSILPPLDKEKGETLLSPLVMCGPHGLKFLKPVELRLPHCASMTPDGWSFALKSSDSSSGDPKTWQNKSLPGDPNYLVGANCVSVLIDHF
- the tjp1b gene encoding tight junction protein ZO-1 isoform X4 — protein: MVTCAFLWVGFLVAVDSTMVNYQKYITVMQLALGVTASNKEHCLPPRKRMWIHPSPTAGSVTAASSASTAQGKPSLRRIKGRIHRSKSLDSIDLLDSNSAAMEETVIWEQHTVTLHRAPGFGFGIAISGGRDNPHFQSGETSIVISDVLKGGPAEGLLQENDRVVMVNAVSMDNVEHAYAVQQLRKSGKIAKITIRRKRKVHVPMGRLGERETMSEHDEEEDSYDEEIYETRSGRSGAYSGVGGAMGRRSGRSSGRRDRERERSGSRERSLSPRSDRRSHNLPPRPAKVTLVKSRKNEAEYGLRLASHIFVKDISPESLAARDGNIQEGDVVLKINGTVTENLSLIDAKKLIERSKGKLKMVVQRDDRATLLNIPDLDDSIPSANASDRDDISDIHSLASDHSNRSHDRHRSSRSRSPDRRSEPSDHSRHSPPQISNGSHRSRDDERMSKPASTPAKLAEEVPLPKPKELAAAREEKQLPPLPEPKPVYAQPGQPDVDLPVSPSDAPVPSAAHDDSILRPSMKLVKFKKGESVGLRLAGGNDVGIFVAGVLEDSPAAKEGLEEGDQILRVNNVDFANIIREEAVLFLLDLPKGEEVTILAQKKKDVYRRIVESDVGDSFYIRTHFEYEKESPYGLSFNKGEVFRVVDTLYNGKLGSWLAIRIGKNHQEVERGIIPNKNRAEQLSSVQYTLPKTAGGDRADFWRFRGLRSSKRNLRKSREDLSSQPVQTKFPAYERVVLREAGFLRPVVIFGPIADVAREKLSREETELFELAKSEPRDAGTDQRSSGIIRLHTIKQIIDRDKHAVLDITPNAVDRLNYAQWYPIVVFLNPDNKQGVKNMRTRLCPESRKSARKLYERALKLRKNNHHLFTTTINMNNMNDGWYGALKETTQQQQNQLVWVSEGKADGTTEDDLDIHDDRLSYLSAPGSEYSMYSTDSRHTSDYEDTDTEGGAYTDQELDETLNDEVGLPTEPAITRSSEPVREDPPVIQDTPGYSGYQHPVQADPASRIDPAAFKMAAPQQQDEAALPMPSLPPPAVAPPAVEQPVQLEGMHLEEPPAAAAASQADSLSSPSPAPELIQPLPSSHETHPSGLPGPEPKMYKKDLYNMEDPVRINHGLKQSLSYTHQPPYQDKQPYREYDHPPYGYDGGGYTEPKPHNTDSHLHYDNRVPHYSEQWPPYDQQTSSSQPAGYQQGHQQPMGYSPRSPYDDGPGRDYSPPQPRYDEAPPVGYDGRRRHSKPGPIRYDEPPPPPPPATYDARSPYEAESHGFPINSPRSPEPPKQYYGDSGLRPTYMPGPQTRGYKPGMHESMMNSDPTIPPPETLSSPGEPATTPGSKPFPPPPREDLDDDPAMKPQSVLNRVKMFENKRSVSMDRAKEGESSALRPADVPKPVSAPGPVLKANSLSNLEQEKSSYRAPEPQKPHPKPLDDPVRSNHYDPDEDEEYYRKQLSYFDRRSFDSKAMSQPPPGINRFHDLPKPAQLSYPYNRVESVEKVSPVEKRYEPLPQISPSAQYGPPVSAIPPNTLPKLSPGDVNSIPEPLTSPNPKPELAALRPPSRDEPTPGGYLPPRGPLDKPPVNGTDTAPPKTLGAPAPTSYNRYVPKPYTSSARPFERKFESPKFNHNLLPNDTQVKTDLLGKPSVVSNSGGKPQLSPQPLDHDSGLDTFTRTMDNRSKYQHNNINAIPKAIPVSPSTLDDDEEDEGHTVVATARGIFNSNGGVLSSIETGVSIIIPQGAIPESVEQEIYFKVCRDNSILPPLDKEKGETLLSPLVMCGPHGLKFLKPVELRLPHCASMTPDGDPKTWQNKSLPGDPNYLVGANCVSVLIDHF